CCCCTTACACCTCTTACCCATTGTCCTGCTTGGTGGGCCGTGTAGGGTCGGCGATCGCCAGTTCGAGCTAGCCCGACCCACTTGACATCCTTAATTGAAAGTAagaaagtgcttatttttttattgcaCTACCTCTCAAACAAAAAATGTCAATAGTTGCTTCAATAGATCCTAGAAGCATCAACAAAACCAATAATAACACTAATTCAaacataaatatcatatattatactaattcaataaaaaataaataaaaataaaaaatccctccaaaacaattcaaacatccaAATTAGCCCATCAAACATGATACAAACCCAACTAAACTCCAAGATCATATCCAATCAAATATCGAACGAATCCACTAAACTTCAAAATACTTAAAATTCTATATACATCAGTATAAGAAGAGATAATTAAAGTTCAACAGTATCATTCAAGATAAATTAAAATAGTAAAATGTTGTTTTATTTCTACTCAAACATATCAGTATACTCTTACAAGAGAGAGAATAAATTCATCACGTCCTTACAGATTCACAATACATAACTCGTTTGCAACacgaataaatagagtttgaaGGAAAAAAACCATCAAATTGAAAATCCAACAAGTGCTCCAATGCTTGAAAACAAAGTTTATCGATATTTAAACTAAGCATTCCATGTTTCACATAACTCACAACATCCTCGAGGGACATCGACCACTGTAACTAGAAAAGGATATTTGATAAAATTTATTCTAAGTCATATTGATAAACAGCCAGATGTAAATGAAATAAATCCACATGCACAATAAGTTTACTTCACTAATTAATTGGGGCTTGTTAATAGTGATAAACAGCCagatataaatgaaataaatcCACATGCACAAATGTTGTAAACACATTATAAGTGTGGGCTGTGGCACCCCAATAATTAAACCCAATAATAGAATGTAAACATAAACCAAATTAAAATTACTActattaaaagaaagaaaatcattACTAGTATTGATATTGATCCAAAAAGTACACAGAATATAAATAAACTTCACCATCAATGTATATGAATTCATCTAAACCAAAGAGATCGAAACCAAACCACTCATCAGATCATATTACTTATTAGAAGCAATCATTTCAGCATCTGAGCCTTCCAAAGATTCAATGCTATCATGATCAGCATCTTTTTACCGTTGAATAGCAGCTTCCATCTTAGCCAGGAGCTCATTTGTTTTCCGTAGAAGCATTATTAACCTTTCGTTCTTGGTTTCCTCCAGCATCTTCATGTAAGCTTCTTGATCATCAGCTTTCAGTGCTTGTAACCTCATTTTCTCAGCACGAGTAGCCCGTTGCCTTTGCCTTCCATGCCAAGCTGGGATTAGTTTAGGGTGTAAGCAGTGGCGAAATCAGGATTTTAACTaaaggggttcaaaaatataaagaagttgAGAAATAAATAAGCCAAGGGAGTTCAATATTTactatgtatacataaaaaataattttcaccttgtATAAActgtgtaattttttgccgaaaggggttcggatgaacccccttGACCCTtactggctccgcccctgggTGTAAGTAATGGTATTAATTGTACTATACTTAAATTTGCAACCATTGTACTAAAATTTTATACCAACATTATTCTATCTAATATGTACCCTACCAAAGGATCCCTTACAACATACTAATAAAAATTATCACATAACACAAACCaaaagtttggggggggggggaccgGTTGACATTgagcaaaaaggaaataaacatCCAAGGTGAACACATATTGATGTAAacctaaacataaaaattaaaattaccaGGATTAGAGGAAATAAGCTAACACTAAGCTTGATTTTAATCCAATTTTGATATAGTAGCCTGAAAAATAAAGTGATAACTTGTTATAATAATAAATTATACaaaaacaacatacccagtgaaatcccacaaagtggtgcttggggagggtagagtgtatggagaccttacccctacctttgggAGTTAAGGCTGTTTCCTGTAAACCCTCGACATAACAACAAGCAGTTCAAAGCAGTATAAAAAGCCACGGCAAAATACTATAAATAGCATGATAAAACTATCTGAAAACAAGGAGCCATAATTACCACAAAAGAAACAACAGATAGCAACAGAAATCGAAGGACAAGCAACTACCAGCATAATACTACGACTACTAGAATGAAAggataaattatattgcacTGAATTTATACTATGGGCACAAAAATTAAATCATTCATCTAACCTGAGAGATCAAAGCCAAACTCCTCCTCAgactcttctttctcttccactttCTTTTCCTCCACCTTCTCTTCCGCCACCACtgcaccaccaccaccactagcAACCGCAACACCACTGCCACCGGAAGGCACCAAAGCGATCATCTCCCTACCAGCAGCAATAAGCTCAGTAAGGTCTTTTCCTTTGACTTGAGATAATAATAACTCAATTTTTGCTTCATCAGCTTCCGCTCCAACGGAAGAGAGAAGTGCCTTCAAATCCTCTGCCGTAGGGCTGATGTTTCCGCCCCACACATCCAACAAGTAGGTAGTGATCACATCCATTttctgcttctttttttttggagaaactTGGGAACAAAGAATGGTTTTAGGGTTTGGGTTTTGAGAATATATAGTGTTGTTAGGGTTTTAAACGAggttttttttgggtttctttGTCTTAATTCttaaatacataaaaagtttTACTTATCCAAATATAACTAGTAATAGGCAGCAATaaccttcatcttttttttttttttttttttttttggagaaactTGGGAGCAAAGAATGGTTTTCAGGGTTTGGGTTTTGAGAATATATAGTGTTGTTACGGTTTTAAATGAGgcttttttttagtttgttcgCGTAAAGTAAGGGGttttaattaattcttaaagacaAAAAAATTACTTTCCAAGTATAACTAGGTTAGgatttagtttttctttttctttatctctttcttctttttccttttcccagTTTCTTTACTAAAATTAATgcaagaaatttcaaaaaaaaaataaaaaataaaattaaatcaatATGCACTGGTCTACGTAAgaattaattagaaattaaagaGAGAAAAGATGCCCTAAAACCTAATAACACAATTCTCCAAAGCAACAAGCCCTAAAATCATTTCTTTAATTTGATCCCGTTGGATTAGCCAATTGTAAATAGTTGATAAACATAAAGTGAACCAAAACAAAAGACCCCCTAATAACCTAGCAGCCACAGCACTCCATTCTCAGGATctcacaaaaagaaagaaactgatTCACTCTAGACACCATCTTTACACTGCCTGAAACCACCATTGTTGGCTAGCTGTCTCTTGGACTCTTTCTTATATCAAAGTTCGGAAGAAATTTTGAGAGACAAAAGGCTCACAGAGATGAGCCGATCAAGCGAAGCAGCCTCCATGAAGCCTAGGTGTACTCATGTCCTTGGAGATGTTGAAATCAAAGTGCTCAGTGTTGTCAAAGGTAAAAAGAATATTGGAATCTGCGCGGCAGATGTGAAAAAAGAGATAAACCTCCCACCACCTATTGTGAAAAAAGCCTTGGAATTactggaaaaaaagaagaagataaaactTGTTGTGAATATCCAAAATAAGAGAAAGAAGCATTACATGGGTGTTGAGTTTAAACCTTCGGAGGAAGCATGGTGGGCTGATAAAGAATATGTCGCTGCTCTCGTACAAATATGCTTGAAGGTTTTAGATAAGCTGAAAGTTGCTACTGTGAAGGGAATCTCCACATTTATAAAGGAACACAAACTTATAGAGAAACACGAACTTGCTGATTGCACAGATCAAGTTGCGCAAACATTGGAGTATATGGTCTTGGACGATGTTATTAAACAGGTAGAGAGCACTGGATTGGCAGAATATCATTCTACTCCTGTTGGATCTGTTTGTTATCTAATTGCAAGAGGTCCCAAAACAATAGGGAATATGGCTTCAATTCCAATTTAGTGCTTGCCCTAGGATTAGTAAATGTACACCAAATGGAATCATGTCCCCCAAAACCTGTGCCTTCTACACTAGATGGCTGAAACTTGAATTTTGATTGACTTCTGATTAGTAAAATTAAAAGTACGCTGTATTCTGGACATGTAGATTGTTGTTTGAGTTTCTTGTTTGTCCTTTGGTTTATATGATGCATTACGAAGTCGGCTTTTTTTCTcgacttctttcttttctcgtGAGTGCCACAGCTCGAGGAGATCATTCCATTTCTTCCTACCTAATTCGAATTTAAAGCAAAACTTCCTGAATCCTGATAATTCATTTTTGGGAACCCCTTTGAGAAGTTTTAAGTTTTTATTAAAGgtgcctttaaaaaaaaagtattgatAAGCACTTTTAATGTAGAAACTTATAACAAGCCGTTGATTTGTTTTACTAAAATACCTTCATTTTTTAACAAAGAATTGTAAATTTAGAAGTATCCTGTTTGacaaaaataccttaatttttttaacaaaaactcgTAAATTTAGGACTATCTTTACGAGAAAATGATGGATGATATACGAGTGGAGAAAAAGTTAGCagttttaatttgaaaaatgtaGTTTAAATATTAGAAAGAGGTTTAAGGACAAAATAGTAAAAAATTTGGTCAAACTAAATGTGTTTCTAAGCTTAAAAACCATGAGTTAGGATGACCAACTTGTGGGTTTTGGTTAATTTTGACTTATAGAGAAGTATTTTGAGTATTTACCAAATGGGTAAAAAAGTCAAAATATGTTTATAAGTCAGTGTGACCAAAGGTCAGACAACCACCCTCTACGTTCCGAAGTTCAGAGAAAAAAGATGAAGGTTAATTATCACTTGAAGGACAATGGCAATCATTAAGAAAATTATACACATTTTGTTAATGATTCCTTTTTGTTGCTGGTGGGGGTGACAAGTAGCCAAGTATCATGTAGAATTAGTTGAGGTGCACGCAAGCTTGCCAAACATCacggttattaaaaaaatattattaataattcTTTCGAGtcaaaaaaattctatgtatttaTATAGCTTCTAAACTTCATGAAAGACAGTACACAAAACCTGTTTAGTATTCTGAAAatggaaagaagagagaaaaactcTTCTAAATTGGCCATTATCAACATACAACGTGACTTATCCTTTCTATCATCAAAGGTTGTACTTGTTCACCATGTGGTGGAATGGACAAGATCTTGATGTCTACTTTTACTCAGAGTACAGCATTGATGATATGGATATGACCTGTACTCATGCTCATTATTTATTTG
Above is a genomic segment from Lycium ferocissimum isolate CSIRO_LF1 unplaced genomic scaffold, AGI_CSIRO_Lferr_CH_V1 ctg9227, whole genome shotgun sequence containing:
- the LOC132046057 gene encoding uncharacterized protein LOC132046057 — protein: MSRSSEAASMKPRCTHVLGDVEIKVLSVVKGKKNIGICAADVKKEINLPPPIVKKALELLEKKKKIKLVVNIQNKRKKHYMGVEFKPSEEAWWADKEYVAALVQICLKVLDKLKVATVKGISTFIKEHKLIEKHELADCTDQVAQTLEYMVLDDVIKQVESTGLAEYHSTPVGSVCYLIARGPKTIGNMASIPI
- the LOC132046058 gene encoding large ribosomal subunit protein P2B-like, with product MDVITTYLLDVWGGNISPTAEDLKALLSSVGAEADEAKIELLLSQVKGKDLTELIAAGREMIALVPSGGSGVAVASGGGGAVVAEEKVEEKKVEEKEESEEEFGFDLSAWHGRQRQRATRAEKMRLQALKADDQEAYMKMLEETKNERLIMLLRKTNELLAKMEAAIQR